A single genomic interval of Hevea brasiliensis isolate MT/VB/25A 57/8 chromosome 4, ASM3005281v1, whole genome shotgun sequence harbors:
- the LOC110645874 gene encoding LOW QUALITY PROTEIN: G-type lectin S-receptor-like serine/threonine-protein kinase At4g27290 (The sequence of the model RefSeq protein was modified relative to this genomic sequence to represent the inferred CDS: deleted 2 bases in 2 codons; substituted 1 base at 1 genomic stop codon), whose amino-acid sequence MEGSLTLLILCSHLLLIIRIPTAADTITITQSVKDGESIVSAGESFRLGFFSPGNSKNRYSGIWYNKVSVITVVWVANREIPLQDSSGVLKITERGLVLVNHNETIIWSSNSTGSMRNVAQLLDSGNLIVKDEDNPADYLWQSFDYPCDTFLPGMKLGWNRVIGLDRYISSWKTPDDPARGNFTCGFDPEGYPEMIVREDSVERFRAWNGLRFSGTPQLKPNPIYTYGFVLNEKEVYYNYQLRNNSLLSRMVINQNGILQRFAWIERTQEWGLYLTVQIDNCDRYALCGAYGSCNINNSPVCSCLKGFVPKVSKEWDMVDWSSGCVRKTPPNCSEDGFRKYSAVKLPETRKSWFDSSINLEDCKIMCMKNCSCTAYSNLDIREGGSGCFLWFNELIDIREFDENGQDIYIRMAASELDLDDDDDDDMRIKSKSYVKKQMRITVSSVLSTGILFLVLAIALYVWKKKRQKAGKKTGIVEGNANDKGEKEDLELPLFDFCTIACATNNFFVTNKLGEGGFGPVFKGTLKDGREIAVKRLSKNSTQGLDEFKNEVMHIAKLQHRNLVKLLGCXIQSEEKMLIYEFMPNKSLDFFIFDQTRSTHLDWPKRYHIINGIACGLLYLHQDSRLRIIHRHLKAVNILLDHEMNPKISDFGLARSFGGNETEANTNKVVGTYDYMSPEYVIEGLYSVKSDVFSFGVIMLEIVSERRNREFSHTDHHLNLLGHAWRLQKAGRSIEMIDASVRTSCDISEVLRTVHVGLLCVQRSPEERPSMSAVVFMLGGECALPEPKQPGFFTERDLIEVNSSSSNHNSSSANGLTITQLEAR is encoded by the exons atggagggctCCTTGACGCTCCTTATTCTTTGCTCCCATTTATTGCTTATTATAAGAATACCCACTGCAGCTGACACCATTACTATAACTCAA TCTGTTAAGGATGGAGAGAGCATAGTTTCAGCTGGTGAAAGCTTTAGATTAGGATTTTTTAGCCCAGGCAACTCAAAAAATCGATACTCGGGTATATGGTATAACAAGGTATCTGTCATCACTGTAGTTTGGGTTGCTAACAGAGAAATCCCCCTTCAAGATTCATCAGGTGTTTTGAAGATTACTGAGCGAGGACTAGTACTTGTCAATCACAATGAAACCATAATTTGGTCTTCCAACTCCACGGGATCTATGAGGAATGTTGCACAGCTTTTGGATTCAGGAAACCTT ATAGTAAAAGATGAGGATAACCCTGCAGATTATTTGTGGCAGAGTTTTGATTATCCATGTGATACTTTCCTTCCAGGGATGAAGCTTGGGTGGAACAGAGTAATAGGCCTGGATCGCTACATATCATCATGGAAGACACCTGATGATCCTGCTAGGGGTAATTTTACCTGTGGATTTGATCCTGAAGGTTATCCTGAGATGATTGTGAGAGAGGACTCAGTTGAGCGTTTTAGAGCATGGAACGGTCTTAGGTTTAGTGGCACACCTCAGCTAAAGCCAAACCCTATATACACATATGGGTTTGTTCTCAATGAAAAGGAAGTGTATTACAATTATCAGCTTCGTAACAACTCACTTCTTTCACGGATGGTGATAAATCAGAACGGCATTCTCCAGCGCTTTGCTTGGATTGAGCGAACACAGGAATGGGGGCTTTATCTTACTGTTCAAATTGATAATTGTGATCGTTATGCTTTGTGTGGTGCATATGGTAGCTGCAATATTAACAACTCTCCAGTGTGTAGTTGCTTGAAAGGATTTGTTCCAAAAGTTTCAAAAGAGTGGGACATGGTCGATTGGTCAAGTGGTTGTGTTAGAAAGACTCCACCAAATTGCTCTGAAGATGGATTTCGCAAGTACTCTGCCGTGAAGTTGCCAGAGACACGAAAATCCTGGTTTGACAGCAGTATCAATCTTGAGGACTGCAAAATCATGTGCATGAAGAATTGCTCCTGTACAGCTTATTCAAATTTGGACATTAGGGAAGGAGGAAGTGGATGCTTTCTGTGGTTTAATGAGCTGATTGATATTAGAGAATTTGACGAGAATGGCCAAGATATTTATATAAGGATGGCTGCGTCAGAACTAG ACCTTGACGATGACGATGATGATGACATGAGGATTAAGAGTAAATCCTATGTGAAGAAACAAATGAGGATCACTGTAAGCTCTGTGTTATCTACAGGGATTCTGTTCCTGGTGCTAGCTATAGCCTTGTATGTTTGGAAAAAGAAGAGGCAGAAAGCTG GGAAAAAAACTGGCATTGTGGAAGGAAATGCAAACGACAAGGGCGAAAAAGAAGATCTAGAACTACCGCTGTTTGATTTTTGCACCATTGCTTGTGCAACTAATAACTTCTTTGTCACCAATAAACTAGGAGAAGGAGGCTTTGGACCTGTTTTTAAG GGAACGTTGAAAGATGGACGAGAAATAGCTGTGAAGAGGCTCTCAAAGAATTCAACCCAAGGACTCGATGAGTTCAAGAATGAAGTAATGCATATTGCCAAACTTCAGCACCGGAATCTGGTGAAGCTTCTAGGATGCTGAATTCAATCAGAAGAGAAGATGTTAATCTATGAGTTCATGCCCAACAAAAGCTTGGATTTCTTCATTTTTG ATCAAACACGGAGCACGCACCTAGACTGGCCTAAGCGGTACCACATTATCAATGGGATTGCTTGTGGACTCCTTTATCTTCACCAAGATTCAAGGCTAAGAATAATCCATAGACATCTAAAAGCTGTGAATATTTTATTGGATCATGAAATGAATCCAAAAATTTCAGACTTTGGCCTTGCTAGAAGTTTTGGAGGAAATGAAACCGAAGCCAATACAAATAAAGTGGTGGGAACATA CGATTATATGTCGCCAGAGTATGTGATCGAGGGCTTATACTCTGTGAAGTCTGATGTTTTTAGCTTTGGTGTTATAATGCTAGAGATAGTGAGTGAAAGAAGGAACAGAGAATTCAGTCATACAGATCATCATCTTAACCTTCTTGGACAT GCTTGGAGACTACAAAAGGCTGGTAGGTCTATAGAAATGATTGATGCTTCAGTGAGAACTTCGTGCGACATATCTGAAGTGCTACGGACAGTGCATGTGGGTCTACTCTGTGTGCAGCGAAGTCCAGAAGAAAGGCCTAGCATGTCAGCAGTTGTTTTTATGCTGGGCGGTGAATGTGCATTACCTGAGCCTAAGCAACCAGGATTCTTCACGGAAAGGGATCTCATAGAAGTGAATTCCTCTTCAAGCAATCACAACTCCAGTTCAGCTAATGGTCTAACTATTACACAACTAGAGGCACGATAA